The following coding sequences are from one Rathayibacter sp. SW19 window:
- the aceE gene encoding pyruvate dehydrogenase (acetyl-transferring), homodimeric type, with protein sequence MTVNDQDPYSVNYVDTDPEETAEWQESLDAIVAAEGRGRAREIMLSLLKRSKELQLNVPMVPTTDYINTISPENEPDFPGDEALERRYRAWIRWNAAIQVHRAQRPGIAVGGHISTYASSAALYEVGFNHFFRGQDHAGGGDQIFIQGHASPGIYARAFLEGRLSSDQLDGFRQEKSHAPNGLSSYPHPRLMPDFWQFPTVSMGLGPINAIYQAQLNQYLTHRGIKDASDQHVWAFLGDGEMDEVESRGQLQVAANEGLDNLTFVINANLQRLDGPVRGNGKIIQELESFFRGAGWNVIKVIWGREWDVLLDRDTEGALVNLMNVTPDGDYQTYKAENGAYVREHFFGRDPRTLEMVTGYSDQDLWNLKRGGHDYRKVYAAFQAALQHRGQPTVIIAKTVKGYGLGPSFEGRNATHQMKKMTLENLKTFRDAMHIPISDAQLEENPYLPPYYNPGEQDETIQYLQERRRLLGGYIPERRTHHAPVPLPNDGTYALAKKGSGTQEIATTMAFVRLLKELLRSKDFGHRIVPIIPDEARTFGIDAFFPSAKIYNPSGQHYTSVDRELLLAYKESPQGQIIHVGINEAGAAAAFTAVGTSYSTQGEVLIPVYVFYSMFGFQRTGDAFWAAGDQMARGFIMGATAGRTTLTGEGLQHADGHSPLLASTNPAVVSYDPAYGYEIGHIVRSGLERMYGGTRPDPNVMYYITVYNEPIVHPAEPEGLDVDGVVRGIYKLRHAMNDGPKSQLLASGVAVGWALEAQRLLAADWGVSADVWSVTSWSELRRDGLAAESHNFLNPSAERVVPYLTRTLADAQGPFVAVSDYMHAVPDQVRQFVPGDFASLGADGFGFSDTRAAARRFFKIDGPSLVVRTLELLAARGQVDPSLPAQAIDRYRLFDVTAGTTGSAGGES encoded by the coding sequence GTGACCGTCAACGATCAGGATCCGTATTCGGTGAATTACGTCGATACGGATCCGGAAGAGACCGCAGAGTGGCAGGAATCGCTCGACGCCATCGTCGCCGCTGAGGGCCGCGGTCGAGCCCGCGAGATCATGCTCAGCCTGCTCAAGCGCTCGAAAGAGCTGCAACTGAACGTGCCGATGGTTCCGACGACGGACTATATCAACACGATCTCTCCCGAGAACGAGCCCGACTTTCCCGGCGATGAAGCGCTCGAACGTCGTTATCGGGCTTGGATCCGCTGGAACGCCGCCATTCAGGTGCACCGCGCGCAGCGCCCGGGTATCGCGGTCGGCGGCCATATTTCCACCTATGCCTCCAGCGCTGCGCTCTATGAGGTCGGCTTCAACCACTTCTTCCGGGGCCAAGATCACGCGGGCGGCGGCGACCAGATCTTCATCCAGGGGCACGCATCCCCCGGAATTTATGCACGGGCCTTCCTCGAAGGTCGGCTGAGCAGCGACCAACTGGACGGCTTCCGGCAGGAGAAGTCGCACGCGCCCAACGGACTGTCCTCCTACCCGCACCCCCGGCTGATGCCGGACTTCTGGCAGTTCCCGACCGTCTCGATGGGGCTCGGCCCGATCAACGCGATCTACCAGGCGCAACTGAACCAGTACCTCACGCACCGCGGCATCAAGGACGCCTCAGACCAACACGTCTGGGCGTTCCTCGGTGACGGTGAGATGGACGAGGTCGAGAGTCGCGGCCAACTGCAGGTTGCCGCAAACGAGGGCCTGGACAACCTGACCTTCGTCATCAACGCCAATCTCCAACGCCTCGACGGCCCGGTGCGCGGAAACGGAAAGATCATCCAGGAGCTCGAGAGCTTCTTCCGCGGTGCGGGCTGGAACGTCATCAAGGTGATCTGGGGCCGCGAATGGGATGTCCTGCTTGATCGCGACACCGAAGGTGCGCTGGTCAACCTGATGAACGTAACGCCCGACGGTGACTACCAAACGTACAAGGCCGAAAACGGCGCCTACGTGCGCGAGCACTTCTTCGGCCGTGACCCGCGCACACTCGAAATGGTCACCGGCTACTCCGATCAAGACCTGTGGAACTTGAAGCGCGGCGGCCACGACTACCGCAAGGTCTACGCGGCGTTCCAAGCCGCACTTCAACACAGGGGCCAACCGACGGTGATCATCGCGAAGACCGTCAAGGGCTATGGCCTCGGGCCTAGCTTCGAAGGTCGCAATGCGACCCATCAGATGAAGAAGATGACGCTCGAGAACCTGAAGACATTCCGAGACGCGATGCACATTCCGATCTCGGATGCGCAACTCGAGGAAAACCCCTACCTTCCGCCGTACTACAATCCCGGTGAGCAGGATGAGACGATCCAGTATCTCCAAGAGCGCAGGCGCCTGCTCGGAGGGTACATTCCCGAGCGACGCACACACCATGCGCCGGTTCCTCTGCCGAACGACGGCACCTATGCGCTTGCGAAGAAGGGCTCCGGAACACAGGAGATCGCCACGACGATGGCCTTCGTGCGCCTGCTGAAGGAGCTGTTGCGATCGAAGGACTTCGGCCACCGCATCGTGCCGATCATCCCAGACGAAGCGCGCACGTTCGGTATCGACGCCTTCTTTCCGAGCGCAAAGATTTACAACCCGAGCGGGCAGCACTACACGTCGGTCGACCGCGAGCTTCTCCTTGCCTACAAGGAGAGCCCGCAGGGCCAGATCATCCACGTCGGCATCAACGAGGCCGGCGCAGCAGCCGCCTTCACCGCGGTTGGCACATCGTATTCGACGCAGGGCGAAGTGCTGATCCCGGTCTACGTGTTCTATTCGATGTTCGGGTTCCAACGCACCGGCGACGCCTTCTGGGCTGCGGGCGATCAAATGGCCCGCGGCTTCATCATGGGCGCAACCGCCGGTCGAACCACACTGACCGGCGAAGGTCTGCAACACGCGGACGGTCATTCGCCGCTGCTGGCCTCGACGAACCCGGCCGTCGTTTCCTACGACCCTGCATACGGCTATGAGATCGGCCACATCGTGCGCAGCGGGCTGGAGCGCATGTATGGCGGCACACGCCCTGATCCGAACGTCATGTACTACATCACCGTTTACAACGAGCCCATCGTTCACCCCGCCGAGCCGGAAGGACTCGATGTCGACGGGGTGGTACGCGGCATTTACAAGCTGCGTCATGCGATGAACGACGGGCCGAAGTCGCAACTGCTGGCATCCGGAGTCGCCGTCGGCTGGGCACTCGAAGCGCAGCGGCTGCTTGCGGCGGACTGGGGCGTCTCAGCGGATGTCTGGTCCGTCACCTCGTGGAGTGAGTTGCGCAGAGACGGTCTCGCCGCCGAGAGCCACAACTTCCTGAATCCGAGCGCGGAGAGAGTCGTACCTTACCTGACCCGCACACTGGCAGACGCTCAGGGACCGTTCGTCGCGGTGAGCGACTACATGCACGCCGTTCCGGATCAGGTTCGCCAGTTCGTTCCCGGTGACTTCGCGTCGCTCGGGGCTGATGGTTTCGGTTTCTCAGACACCCGCGCGGCCGCGCGGCGCTTCTTCAAGATCGACGGCCCATCGCTGGTCGTGCGCACCCTGGAGTTGCTTGCCGCACGCGGTCAGGTGGATCCTTCGCTGCCCGCTCAGGCTATCGACCGCTACCGGCTGTTCGATGTCACAGCGGGCACAACCGGCTCAGCCGGCGGCGAGAGCTGA
- a CDS encoding PucR family transcriptional regulator produces MPKTKEETLAWLRKISGELATATLKRLEDTLPWYGDMPPGRRSAVGLVAQAGITSFISWFDDPRSTPWIAADVFGAAPRELLRSVTLQQTLQLIRVTVEVVEDRVKDGGELLREAILLYSREIAFAAADVYARAAEARGLWDARLEALVVDSILTGEYDDELPSRIAALGWHGHGEVSVLVGTTPPVLDVDQLRRTARHMSADVLIGVQGSRLVLVIGRARPSSEEQDDAIGAEPLVNFLDIAAQLEPGFGQGHLVLGHEVPTLVDASKSAKAALAGFAVAKGWRNCPRPVHADDLLPERALAGDGLARATLINRIYKPLKAHSTELLTTLWCYLDNGRSLEATARELFVHPNTVRYRLKRVTDVIGWDATGAREALILQAALIVGSINEPDAPIKRRPSR; encoded by the coding sequence GTGCCGAAAACTAAGGAAGAGACGCTCGCCTGGCTGCGTAAAATCTCCGGGGAGCTAGCCACCGCCACGCTCAAGCGGCTTGAGGACACACTGCCCTGGTATGGCGACATGCCGCCCGGCCGACGCTCCGCCGTCGGCTTGGTCGCGCAGGCCGGCATCACGTCGTTCATCTCATGGTTCGACGACCCGCGTTCGACCCCGTGGATCGCGGCGGATGTCTTCGGTGCCGCGCCGCGCGAATTGCTGCGCTCCGTCACGCTGCAGCAGACGCTCCAGCTGATCCGGGTCACGGTCGAGGTCGTCGAGGATCGCGTCAAAGACGGCGGTGAGCTACTCCGCGAGGCGATCCTCCTGTACTCGCGTGAGATCGCGTTCGCGGCAGCGGATGTCTATGCTCGCGCCGCCGAGGCACGCGGGCTTTGGGATGCCCGCCTCGAGGCGCTCGTCGTCGACTCGATCCTGACCGGCGAATACGACGACGAGTTGCCGAGCCGCATTGCGGCACTCGGCTGGCACGGTCACGGCGAGGTGAGCGTCTTGGTGGGGACCACCCCGCCCGTTCTCGATGTCGACCAACTGCGCCGTACTGCCAGACACATGTCTGCCGATGTGCTGATCGGAGTGCAAGGCAGCAGACTCGTACTCGTGATCGGGAGGGCACGCCCGAGCTCGGAGGAGCAGGACGACGCCATCGGCGCAGAACCGCTGGTCAACTTCCTCGATATTGCCGCGCAGTTGGAGCCCGGATTCGGCCAAGGCCACCTGGTGCTCGGCCACGAGGTGCCGACACTCGTGGACGCGTCGAAGAGCGCGAAAGCAGCGCTTGCCGGATTCGCCGTGGCAAAGGGTTGGCGCAATTGCCCGCGCCCCGTTCACGCAGACGATCTACTTCCCGAACGCGCTCTCGCCGGCGACGGCCTGGCGCGCGCAACGCTGATCAATCGCATCTACAAGCCGCTCAAAGCGCACTCGACGGAACTGCTGACAACTCTCTGGTGCTACCTGGACAATGGCCGCTCGCTCGAGGCGACGGCACGCGAACTGTTCGTTCACCCCAACACGGTGCGCTACCGGCTGAAGCGTGTGACCGACGTGATCGGCTGGGATGCCACTGGTGCCCGTGAAGCGCTGATCCTGCAGGCGGCGCTGATCGTCGGCTCCATCAATGAGCCGGACGCCCCGATCAAACGCCGTCCCAGTCGCTGA
- a CDS encoding ACP S-malonyltransferase has product MIVVVCPGQGSQTPGFLEPWLSDPTARTLLGEFSDAAGLDLITHGTVSDADTIRDTAVAQPLIVGASLIALHALLSAGAHGRIGGIAGHSVGEIAAAAGSGILSEPDALQFVSERAVAMAQAAAATPTGMSAVLGGDQDAVVAHVKTFGLEPANYNGGGQIVVAGAIDALARLADEPLRGTRVVPLQVAGAFHTHYMEPARDWLAGAAGAFETSDPDLRIWTNNDGSKVESGARFLELVVGQVASPVRWDLCMAAFSAAGVTGVVELAPAGALTGLAKRGLKGVPTVAIKTPEDLPAAIELFDQFA; this is encoded by the coding sequence GTGATTGTTGTTGTCTGCCCAGGTCAGGGCTCCCAAACTCCCGGTTTTCTCGAGCCCTGGCTTTCCGATCCGACGGCGCGCACACTGCTGGGAGAGTTTTCTGATGCGGCGGGCCTCGACCTGATCACGCACGGAACCGTTTCTGACGCCGACACGATCCGGGACACGGCAGTCGCTCAGCCGTTGATCGTTGGAGCAAGCCTCATCGCCCTGCATGCGCTGCTGAGCGCGGGCGCGCATGGCCGGATCGGCGGCATCGCCGGCCATTCCGTCGGTGAGATCGCGGCAGCGGCCGGTTCCGGGATCCTCAGCGAACCAGACGCTCTGCAGTTCGTGAGCGAGCGCGCCGTAGCGATGGCGCAGGCTGCTGCTGCAACACCAACGGGCATGAGCGCCGTGCTTGGTGGCGATCAAGACGCGGTCGTCGCCCACGTCAAGACGTTCGGCCTTGAGCCCGCCAATTACAACGGCGGCGGTCAGATCGTCGTGGCGGGGGCCATCGACGCGCTCGCGCGGCTGGCCGATGAGCCGTTGCGCGGCACGCGGGTCGTGCCACTGCAGGTGGCAGGGGCGTTCCACACGCACTACATGGAGCCCGCACGCGACTGGCTGGCCGGAGCGGCGGGTGCATTCGAGACCAGCGACCCCGACCTGCGCATCTGGACGAACAATGACGGATCGAAAGTGGAATCCGGTGCGAGATTCCTGGAATTGGTCGTCGGTCAGGTGGCATCCCCCGTACGCTGGGATTTGTGCATGGCCGCGTTCTCCGCTGCCGGAGTCACCGGCGTGGTTGAGCTTGCGCCTGCCGGCGCCCTGACCGGACTCGCCAAACGAGGACTCAAAGGAGTTCCGACGGTGGCGATCAAGACGCCGGAGGATCTGCCCGCGGCCATCGAACTGTTCGATCAGTTCGCCTGA
- a CDS encoding beta-ketoacyl-ACP synthase III, whose translation MTQPVLQQSHGPEFTRMLAFGAARGDLSVSNDDIVGPINSSDEWIQQRTGIVTRRRASKQILAVDLATDAAREAIEKSGIAPEDIDLVIIATISNVQQTPSMSAVVADRVGANPAAAYDVNAACAGYAYAIAQADALIRSGAAHYALVVGAEKLSDVVDPTDRSISFLLGDGAGATVIGPSETPGIAPTVWGSDGSRADAVGMNATLTQFRDGEAEWPTLRQEGQTVFRWAVWDMAKVARRALEVAGITAADLAAFIPHQANMRIVDEFAKQLKLPSTVIIARDIETTGNTSAASIPLATHRLLQGHPELSGGLALQIGFGAGLVYGAQVVVLP comes from the coding sequence ATGACCCAACCCGTTCTTCAACAGAGCCACGGCCCTGAATTCACCCGGATGCTCGCATTCGGTGCTGCCCGTGGCGACCTGAGCGTCTCCAACGACGACATCGTCGGCCCGATCAACTCGTCTGACGAGTGGATCCAGCAGCGCACCGGGATCGTCACCCGACGTCGTGCGTCGAAGCAGATCCTCGCCGTCGACCTGGCAACCGACGCTGCTCGCGAGGCGATCGAGAAATCCGGCATCGCACCGGAGGATATCGATCTCGTCATCATCGCGACGATCAGCAATGTGCAGCAGACCCCGTCGATGTCCGCCGTCGTCGCCGACCGGGTCGGAGCGAATCCCGCGGCCGCCTACGATGTCAACGCCGCTTGTGCAGGCTATGCATATGCGATTGCACAAGCGGATGCGCTGATCCGAAGTGGCGCGGCGCACTATGCGCTGGTGGTCGGTGCGGAGAAACTCTCCGACGTCGTCGATCCGACAGACCGGTCGATCTCGTTCCTCCTTGGTGACGGCGCAGGTGCCACGGTAATCGGGCCGAGCGAGACACCCGGCATTGCGCCGACGGTCTGGGGGTCGGACGGTTCACGTGCGGACGCTGTCGGCATGAACGCAACGTTGACCCAATTTCGTGACGGCGAGGCCGAGTGGCCGACGCTTCGGCAGGAGGGTCAGACCGTCTTCCGGTGGGCGGTTTGGGACATGGCGAAAGTCGCTCGCAGAGCCCTCGAGGTTGCCGGAATCACTGCGGCCGACCTCGCGGCGTTCATTCCCCATCAGGCAAACATGCGTATCGTCGACGAGTTTGCGAAGCAACTCAAGCTGCCCAGTACGGTGATCATCGCCCGTGACATTGAGACGACCGGCAACACCTCGGCCGCCTCCATTCCGTTAGCGACCCATCGACTGTTGCAGGGGCACCCTGAGCTCAGCGGCGGCCTCGCGCTGCAGATCGGCTTCGGGGCCGGTCTGGTGTACGGCGCGCAGGTCGTCGTACTCCCGTAA
- a CDS encoding acyl carrier protein: MALSTEEVLAGLAELINDETGIATDTVELGKSFTDDLDIDSISMMTIVVNAEDKFDVKIPDEEVKNLKTVGDAVEFIVKAQV; encoded by the coding sequence ATGGCATTGTCCACCGAAGAAGTTCTTGCCGGCCTGGCCGAACTCATCAACGACGAGACCGGCATTGCAACCGACACGGTTGAGCTGGGCAAGTCGTTCACCGACGACCTCGACATCGACTCCATCTCGATGATGACCATCGTGGTCAACGCCGAGGACAAGTTCGACGTGAAGATCCCCGACGAAGAGGTTAAGAACCTCAAGACTGTCGGAGACGCCGTGGAATTCATCGTCAAGGCGCAGGTCTAG
- a CDS encoding beta-ketoacyl-[acyl-carrier-protein] synthase family protein, which translates to MTKKIVVTGVGATSPLGGTAPESWSALLAGESGMSTLTQEWVAKNDLPVTFAAQAKVAAADVLQRHELKRLDPSSQFALIAGREAWLDAGAPELEPERLAIDWATGIGGVWTLLDAWDTLRERGPRRVLPMTVPMLMPNGPGAAIGMDLHARAGIRTVVSACASSTESIANAYDHLQQGLADVIIAGGSEAAIHPLPIASFAAMQALSKRNDSPTTASRPYDVSRDGFVLGEGAAALVLETEEHAKARGAKIYAELVGGSVTSDAYHITAPDPEGSAAARAMLAAIEHSGASLAEVNHINAHATSTPVGDIAEYNALRRVFGDFLDGIPVSATKASTGHLLGGAGAIEAYFTVMALHERTAPPTINLTHQDPEIPLDVVTAPRALGSGDLLAISNSFGFGGHNAVIAFRSV; encoded by the coding sequence ATGACCAAAAAGATCGTCGTCACCGGTGTCGGTGCAACGTCGCCGCTCGGCGGTACAGCGCCGGAGAGTTGGAGTGCGCTGTTGGCCGGTGAGTCCGGCATGTCTACTCTGACGCAGGAATGGGTCGCCAAGAACGACCTTCCGGTCACGTTTGCGGCGCAGGCAAAGGTGGCCGCAGCAGATGTTCTGCAACGGCACGAACTCAAGCGACTCGATCCATCGAGTCAGTTCGCGCTGATCGCGGGCCGGGAGGCGTGGTTGGATGCCGGTGCCCCTGAACTCGAACCGGAGCGGCTCGCGATCGACTGGGCGACGGGAATCGGCGGGGTCTGGACCTTGTTGGACGCCTGGGACACGCTGCGCGAGCGCGGGCCACGTCGTGTTCTGCCGATGACCGTGCCGATGTTGATGCCGAACGGGCCCGGCGCCGCAATCGGAATGGATCTGCACGCTCGAGCAGGCATCCGCACGGTTGTTTCGGCGTGTGCGTCGAGCACCGAGTCGATTGCGAATGCGTACGATCACCTGCAACAGGGTCTTGCCGACGTGATCATTGCGGGTGGGTCGGAGGCGGCGATTCATCCATTGCCGATCGCGTCGTTCGCAGCCATGCAGGCGCTGTCCAAGCGCAACGACTCGCCGACCACCGCGTCGCGCCCATACGACGTATCGCGTGACGGTTTCGTGCTCGGTGAGGGCGCTGCCGCACTCGTGCTCGAAACCGAAGAGCACGCAAAGGCGCGCGGCGCGAAGATCTACGCCGAGCTGGTCGGTGGCTCCGTCACCAGCGATGCGTATCACATCACCGCACCCGATCCGGAGGGCTCGGCGGCCGCGCGTGCGATGCTCGCCGCGATCGAGCACTCCGGCGCATCCCTTGCCGAAGTCAACCATATCAACGCGCACGCAACGAGTACGCCGGTCGGAGACATCGCCGAATACAACGCGCTGCGCCGCGTTTTCGGCGACTTCCTCGACGGCATCCCGGTGTCTGCGACGAAGGCGTCAACGGGTCACCTGCTCGGCGGTGCGGGCGCAATCGAAGCGTACTTCACCGTGATGGCGTTGCACGAGCGCACAGCCCCGCCGACGATCAACCTGACCCACCAAGACCCCGAGATCCCATTGGATGTCGTGACCGCGCCACGCGCGCTGGGCTCCGGTGACCTCCTGGCGATTAGCAACTCGTTCGGGTTCGGCGGACACAACGCCGTCATAGCGTTCCGCAGCGTGTAG
- a CDS encoding DUF3145 domain-containing protein — translation MAAPTARGVLYVHSSPRAICPHVEWAAGRALERAVNFTWSEQPVLRNTQRTEFYWEGAQGTGAAIASALRGWEDVRFEVTEDAGLGTDGGRWLHTPDLGIFYAQTDTAGNMVVSEDRVRYAMEIAGTNALELHRELRLALGQAWDDELEPFRHASDFAPVVWLHQVG, via the coding sequence ATGGCGGCACCAACGGCTCGAGGCGTGCTTTACGTGCACTCCTCGCCCCGCGCGATTTGCCCACACGTCGAGTGGGCTGCTGGTCGCGCCCTCGAGCGTGCGGTGAACTTTACCTGGTCTGAGCAGCCCGTGCTCCGCAACACCCAGCGCACCGAGTTCTATTGGGAGGGTGCGCAAGGCACCGGTGCTGCGATCGCGTCAGCGCTTCGCGGCTGGGAAGACGTGCGGTTCGAAGTCACAGAAGACGCAGGGCTCGGCACCGACGGAGGGCGCTGGCTGCACACACCGGATCTCGGCATCTTCTACGCTCAGACCGACACGGCAGGAAACATGGTCGTCTCAGAAGACCGTGTGCGCTATGCCATGGAGATCGCGGGCACCAATGCACTCGAATTGCACCGTGAACTGCGCTTGGCCCTCGGCCAGGCCTGGGACGACGAACTCGAACCGTTTCGGCACGCGAGCGACTTCGCCCCTGTGGTCTGGTTGCACCAGGTGGGGTAG
- a CDS encoding PadR family transcriptional regulator: MSIRQGLLAILNQGPCYGYQLRSEFDRRTGSTWPLNVGQIYNTLDRLERDGLVEKGDTDAAGHVYYAITAVGSAEVDAWLSTPLVRAGATRDELAIKLAIAVTLPGVEVAGVIASQRESSLKTLHELTADRDAAGAASSTEGLAGLLVTESLIFATEAEVRWLDHVEVKLAQASAAGVGAPMLLSTETPRRGRPVKQRKRAPENG; the protein is encoded by the coding sequence ATGTCCATCCGCCAGGGTCTGCTCGCCATACTGAACCAAGGGCCGTGTTACGGCTACCAGTTGCGCAGCGAATTCGACAGGCGCACCGGCTCGACCTGGCCGCTCAACGTCGGCCAGATCTACAACACACTCGATCGCCTCGAGCGCGACGGCCTCGTCGAAAAGGGCGACACGGATGCTGCTGGTCACGTCTACTACGCCATCACGGCGGTGGGTTCCGCGGAAGTAGACGCGTGGTTGTCCACTCCCCTCGTGCGCGCCGGCGCCACCAGAGACGAACTGGCCATCAAGCTGGCAATCGCCGTGACACTGCCTGGTGTGGAGGTCGCCGGAGTGATCGCTTCGCAGCGCGAATCCAGCCTCAAGACACTTCACGAGCTGACTGCCGACCGCGACGCTGCAGGGGCGGCGTCATCGACCGAGGGTCTGGCAGGCCTCCTCGTCACCGAGTCTCTGATCTTCGCCACAGAGGCCGAGGTGCGCTGGCTCGACCACGTGGAAGTGAAACTAGCACAAGCATCCGCCGCCGGAGTGGGTGCCCCAATGTTGCTCAGCACCGAAACCCCGAGGCGCGGACGACCCGTGAAGCAGCGCAAGCGCGCGCCGGAAAACGGCTGA
- a CDS encoding DUF1684 domain-containing protein: MTETAATSTTSPDPISLLAVYRERRAMAVTQPLGSLALVNTQWITGEPGVNQPIWGVPGLWAPLPTGESGLRLTAAESDGIRVDGVLVDGDVVVRGKDDANPSEIVFSDTVAGFVIAGVDGSYALRVWDANSEGIQDFGQIDAFDYNPEWVIQGAFTPNPDGVTVGFEHLKDDGKTRELVIPGSITFTQDGVDYDLAAFKAGRALQLVFADATSGDTTYSVGRFLFVAPNADGTITLDFNRAVLPPCAFSYAFNCPMPPKQNRFAVPIEAGEKNVLNKAGTLLHE; the protein is encoded by the coding sequence ATGACCGAAACCGCCGCCACTTCCACGACATCTCCTGACCCCATCAGTTTGCTCGCAGTGTATCGAGAACGTCGGGCGATGGCCGTCACGCAGCCGCTGGGCAGCCTCGCCCTGGTGAACACACAGTGGATCACAGGCGAGCCCGGCGTCAATCAGCCGATCTGGGGTGTGCCCGGACTCTGGGCGCCTCTGCCGACCGGCGAGTCGGGATTGCGGCTGACGGCGGCAGAATCCGACGGCATCCGTGTGGACGGCGTTCTGGTCGACGGGGACGTCGTTGTACGCGGCAAGGATGATGCGAACCCGAGTGAGATCGTGTTCAGCGACACGGTCGCCGGTTTCGTCATCGCAGGCGTAGACGGAAGTTATGCGCTTCGCGTGTGGGATGCCAACTCAGAAGGCATCCAAGACTTCGGGCAAATCGATGCGTTCGATTACAACCCGGAGTGGGTCATTCAGGGTGCATTCACCCCGAATCCCGATGGCGTGACCGTCGGCTTCGAGCACCTGAAAGACGACGGCAAGACCCGCGAGCTGGTGATTCCGGGCTCTATCACTTTCACCCAAGACGGCGTCGACTACGACCTGGCCGCCTTCAAGGCCGGCCGTGCTCTGCAACTGGTGTTCGCCGATGCGACCAGCGGCGACACCACATACTCTGTCGGCCGATTCCTGTTCGTCGCGCCGAATGCAGACGGCACGATCACCCTCGACTTCAACCGGGCTGTGCTGCCGCCCTGCGCCTTCAGCTACGCGTTCAACTGCCCGATGCCGCCCAAGCAGAACCGTTTTGCGGTGCCGATCGAGGCAGGAGAGAAGAACGTGCTGAACAAGGCTGGCACACTGCTGCACGAGTAG
- a CDS encoding winged helix-turn-helix domain-containing protein, which translates to MHENRPLLADPAVLDALSHPVRLDVLGYLMSEGPATASVCARAVGDTPSNCSYHLRVLAKHGLVEQVASDDGRERPWKTTITGFTTDLASTDPADAAATAAMIGASLQLDYQLAREHLRNRESLAQPWRDTDAHLNYGLRVTPDELHRIVEAIDAVVRPYIAATRDDAPSDAEPAHLSVLAFPRPTFE; encoded by the coding sequence ATGCACGAGAATCGCCCGCTACTCGCTGATCCGGCGGTGCTCGACGCGCTGTCGCATCCTGTGCGTCTGGACGTGCTCGGCTACCTGATGTCCGAAGGACCGGCGACGGCATCCGTCTGTGCTCGCGCGGTCGGCGACACGCCGTCCAATTGCAGCTACCACCTGCGGGTGCTCGCCAAGCACGGCCTGGTCGAACAGGTCGCATCCGACGATGGCCGCGAACGGCCCTGGAAGACCACGATCACAGGATTCACGACGGATCTCGCGTCCACAGATCCAGCTGATGCCGCCGCAACAGCAGCGATGATCGGCGCGTCGCTGCAGCTCGACTATCAATTGGCGCGTGAGCATCTGCGCAACCGAGAATCGCTAGCGCAGCCGTGGCGCGACACCGATGCGCACCTCAACTATGGGTTGCGCGTGACGCCGGATGAGTTGCACCGCATCGTCGAGGCAATCGACGCCGTTGTTCGGCCATACATCGCGGCGACCCGCGACGATGCCCCATCGGATGCTGAACCCGCTCACCTTTCCGTGCTCGCGTTCCCGCGCCCCACGTTCGAGTAA